One segment of Stenotrophomonas sp. SAU14A_NAIMI4_8 DNA contains the following:
- a CDS encoding HDOD domain-containing protein, translating to MRILLVGDAASLPAELSEFIADLGEDWQPLTATDGHSAMSVVAAQGVDAVIVCPQLPDLNATTLLGQIRTLRPETIRIALVDAQQGNRPPPARLIGVAHRFLPLPLAPEVLLEALTSLEELREVLDSPRLRDAIGRIEKLPSPPHLYLSLTQALEHDDETDSADVAKLVAADPAIAAKVLQLSNSAFFSQGRTIADLRTAVTRLGLATLRDLVLASEVFSAPTLSAAERNSLQQRALMASRLAARLLPESSAELGATAALLADIGLLLPGVRNERTDPSLGGDPLPGHAEAGAYLLGLWGLPMPIIEAVAFHLQPQRSTTRSFWVTGAVHVALALVNGDPVDEDYLQRAGVLNKLPQWREHANSLMGLVPSEA from the coding sequence GTGCGTATTCTGCTTGTAGGGGATGCAGCCAGCCTGCCGGCTGAGCTGTCCGAATTCATTGCCGATCTTGGGGAAGACTGGCAACCGTTGACCGCCACCGATGGCCACAGCGCGATGAGCGTGGTGGCCGCGCAGGGCGTGGACGCGGTGATCGTCTGCCCGCAGCTGCCCGATCTCAATGCCACCACGTTGCTGGGGCAGATCCGTACGCTGCGCCCGGAAACCATCCGTATCGCGCTGGTCGATGCCCAGCAGGGCAACCGGCCGCCGCCGGCGCGCCTGATCGGCGTCGCCCACCGCTTCCTGCCGCTGCCACTGGCGCCGGAAGTGCTGCTGGAAGCGCTGACCAGCCTGGAAGAGTTGCGCGAAGTGCTGGACAGCCCGCGCCTGCGCGATGCCATCGGCCGCATCGAGAAGCTGCCTTCGCCGCCGCACTTGTACCTGAGCCTGACCCAGGCGCTGGAACACGACGACGAGACCGACAGCGCCGATGTCGCCAAGCTGGTGGCCGCCGACCCGGCCATTGCCGCCAAGGTACTGCAGCTGTCCAACTCGGCGTTCTTCAGCCAGGGCCGCACCATTGCCGACCTGCGCACCGCGGTCACACGGCTGGGCCTGGCCACGCTGCGCGACCTGGTGCTGGCCAGCGAGGTGTTTTCCGCGCCCACGCTGTCTGCGGCCGAGCGCAATTCACTGCAGCAGCGCGCGCTGATGGCCTCGCGCCTGGCCGCGCGCCTGCTGCCCGAATCCAGCGCCGAGCTGGGTGCCACCGCCGCACTGCTGGCCGATATCGGCCTGCTGCTGCCGGGGGTGCGCAACGAGCGTACCGACCCGTCGCTGGGCGGCGATCCCCTGCCCGGCCATGCCGAGGCCGGCGCCTACCTGCTGGGCCTGTGGGGCCTGCCGATGCCGATCATCGAGGCCGTGGCCTTCCACCTGCAGCCGCAGCGTTCGACCACCCGCAGCTTCTGGGTGACCGGTGCGGTACACGTGGCGCTGGCGCTGGTGAACGGCGACCCGGTGGACGAGGACTACCTGCAGCGTGCAGGCGTGCTGAACAAGCTGCCGCAGTGGCGCGAACACGCCAACAGCCTGATGGGTCTGGTGCCCAGCGAGGCCTGA
- a CDS encoding TonB-dependent receptor encodes MNVRNPALRLGLLPAGIAIALTPAFASAQEATAATTLDRLEVTGSRIRSVDVETSQPVLTLSHEEIQRSGLVSVGDLLQNLSVAGTQTFSKAAVLASNPEQGGQYVSLYNLGEQRTLVLVNGKRWSTSLAGFTDMSTIPTSLIDRVEVLKDGASAIYGSDAISGVVNIILRKNFDGAEASVYYGQNSRGDGAKTQYSLTLGSTGERSSIVFGANYTKEDPVWAKDRGLTRYSYGQNHKEDGLSPAGPWGRFTDPRAAGTEGAGSYNSKGVWQPNTWVVNHTGSWDTPVGVGADSSDWNNYHLIGEDDYYNASQQMMLNQGGEQKSMFTSASYDINDNLRLKSTAMYSERDSKRQIAGYPLTGTSQPTFPVVISKDSLYNPTGQDISGWGRRIFELPRITENNVKSLHFDAALEGNFDFNNRPFDWDVGINYNQYDVTQISSGNINLLALQKALGPSFINAAGVAQCGTAENPIALGTGTGQCTPFNVLGGASGATPDALAYINTILNSTGQSKSKQYFANITGSLFDMPGDAGEFAFAAGYEHREVSGFDNPDALSSAGYTTDLAAQATSGKYKTNEVYLELMVPLLRDMPGAKELSLDIASRYSDYDKFGNTVNSKFSVTWKPIEDLLVRATYGEGFRAPTLDDTFGGGSQTFDTFTDPCDAVFGQTANAGVAARCAGQGLASDFRQTDAAGRPVTARDVQGNAPFNSGVGNETLQPETSKTRTAGLVYSPSFVDGLNVSLDWYKITVDNVITAVSANYVLNQCYQNNNEAFCNQFSRDATTGQVTSLSRGNANLGSLETEGYNFGVRYRLPEYAFGTLSFNLDTNYLVSFRQQATKGAEWDDYAGYWNYPRVRGTLTTTWTKGDLSANWSMRYYGGFRDFCYDQEAGIECNQPNYQTDNGGWAGGLGANKKGAIVYHDISATWQAPWNGSVTVGARNVFGKTPPITYAVTNASAVQLDPMLDYDRYLFVQYNQRF; translated from the coding sequence ATGAACGTTCGCAACCCCGCCCTGCGGCTGGGCCTGCTGCCGGCCGGCATCGCGATTGCGCTGACCCCGGCCTTCGCTTCCGCCCAGGAAGCAACTGCTGCCACCACCCTCGATCGTCTGGAAGTCACCGGCTCGCGCATCCGCTCGGTGGACGTGGAGACCTCGCAGCCGGTTCTGACCCTGAGCCACGAGGAAATCCAGCGTTCGGGTCTGGTCAGCGTTGGCGACCTGCTGCAGAACCTGTCGGTTGCCGGCACCCAGACCTTCAGCAAGGCGGCCGTGCTGGCCTCCAACCCGGAGCAGGGCGGCCAGTACGTCAGCCTCTACAACCTGGGTGAGCAGCGCACGCTGGTGCTGGTCAACGGCAAGCGCTGGAGCACCAGCCTGGCTGGCTTCACCGACATGTCCACCATCCCGACCTCGCTGATCGATCGCGTGGAAGTGCTGAAGGACGGCGCCTCGGCCATCTATGGTTCCGACGCCATCTCCGGCGTGGTCAACATCATCCTGCGCAAGAACTTCGACGGCGCAGAAGCCAGCGTCTACTACGGCCAGAACAGCCGTGGCGACGGTGCCAAGACCCAGTACAGCCTGACCCTGGGCTCGACCGGCGAGCGTTCCTCGATCGTGTTCGGCGCCAACTACACCAAGGAAGATCCGGTGTGGGCCAAGGACCGTGGCCTGACCCGCTACAGCTACGGCCAGAACCACAAGGAAGACGGCCTGAGCCCGGCCGGCCCGTGGGGCCGCTTCACCGATCCGCGTGCCGCTGGCACCGAAGGTGCAGGCTCGTACAACTCCAAGGGTGTCTGGCAGCCCAACACCTGGGTGGTCAACCACACCGGTTCGTGGGACACCCCGGTTGGCGTCGGCGCTGATTCCAGCGACTGGAACAACTACCACCTGATCGGTGAAGACGACTACTACAACGCCTCCCAGCAGATGATGCTGAACCAGGGTGGCGAGCAGAAGTCGATGTTCACCTCGGCCAGCTACGACATCAACGACAACCTGCGTCTGAAGTCGACCGCGATGTACTCCGAGCGCGATTCCAAGCGCCAGATCGCCGGCTACCCGCTCACCGGCACCTCGCAGCCGACCTTCCCGGTCGTGATCAGCAAGGACAGCCTGTACAACCCGACCGGCCAGGACATCTCCGGCTGGGGCCGTCGTATCTTCGAACTGCCGCGCATCACTGAAAACAACGTCAAGTCGCTGCACTTCGACGCGGCGTTGGAAGGCAACTTCGACTTCAACAACCGTCCGTTCGACTGGGATGTGGGCATCAACTACAACCAGTACGATGTGACCCAGATCAGCTCGGGCAACATCAACCTGCTGGCCCTGCAGAAGGCCCTGGGCCCGTCGTTCATCAACGCCGCCGGCGTCGCCCAGTGCGGCACCGCTGAGAACCCGATCGCGCTGGGCACCGGCACCGGCCAGTGCACCCCGTTCAACGTGCTGGGCGGCGCTTCGGGCGCTACCCCGGACGCGCTGGCGTACATCAACACGATCCTGAACTCGACCGGCCAGAGCAAGAGCAAGCAGTACTTCGCCAACATCACCGGTTCGCTGTTCGACATGCCGGGTGACGCAGGCGAGTTCGCCTTCGCTGCTGGTTACGAGCACCGCGAAGTGTCCGGCTTCGACAACCCGGACGCGCTGTCGTCGGCCGGTTACACCACCGACCTGGCCGCACAGGCCACCAGCGGCAAGTACAAGACCAACGAAGTCTACCTGGAGCTGATGGTCCCGCTGCTGCGTGACATGCCGGGTGCCAAGGAACTGTCGCTGGATATCGCCAGCCGTTATTCGGATTACGACAAGTTCGGCAACACCGTCAACAGCAAGTTCAGCGTCACCTGGAAGCCGATCGAAGACCTGCTGGTGCGTGCCACCTACGGTGAAGGCTTCCGTGCCCCGACCCTGGACGACACCTTCGGTGGCGGTTCGCAGACCTTCGACACCTTCACCGACCCGTGTGATGCCGTGTTCGGCCAGACCGCCAACGCCGGCGTTGCCGCACGTTGCGCCGGCCAGGGCCTGGCTTCGGACTTCCGCCAGACCGACGCCGCTGGCCGTCCGGTCACTGCACGTGACGTGCAGGGCAACGCTCCGTTCAACTCGGGCGTGGGCAACGAAACGCTGCAGCCGGAAACCAGCAAGACCCGCACCGCGGGCCTGGTCTACAGCCCGAGCTTCGTTGATGGCCTGAACGTTTCGCTGGACTGGTACAAGATCACCGTCGACAACGTGATCACCGCTGTGTCGGCCAACTACGTGCTGAACCAGTGCTACCAGAACAACAACGAAGCGTTCTGCAACCAGTTCAGCCGTGACGCCACCACCGGTCAGGTCACCAGCCTGAGCCGCGGCAACGCCAACCTGGGCTCGCTGGAAACCGAAGGCTACAACTTCGGCGTGCGTTACCGCCTGCCGGAATACGCCTTCGGCACCCTGTCGTTCAACCTGGACACCAACTACCTGGTCAGCTTCCGCCAGCAGGCCACCAAGGGTGCCGAGTGGGATGACTACGCAGGCTACTGGAACTACCCGCGCGTCCGCGGCACCCTGACCACCACGTGGACCAAGGGTGACCTGTCGGCCAACTGGAGCATGCGCTACTACGGTGGTTTCCGTGACTTCTGCTACGACCAGGAAGCCGGTATCGAGTGCAACCAGCCGAACTACCAGACCGACAACGGTGGTTGGGCCGGTGGCCTGGGTGCCAACAAGAAGGGCGCGATCGTCTATCACGACATCTCGGCCACCTGGCAGGCTCCGTGGAACGGCAGCGTGACCGTCGGTGCCCGCAACGTGTTCGGCAAGACCCCGCCGATCACCTACGCGGTGACCAACGCCAGCGCCGTGCAGCTCGATCCGATGCTGGACTACGATCGTTACCTGTTCGTGCAGTACAACCAGCGCTTCTGA
- a CDS encoding helix-turn-helix transcriptional regulator encodes MRQLSLADRGQTVSLDKAVDDVAPTCLGVARLGSLQTAGSSFTVWMQVRGTSWVEAKEGRFRLRQGEWIAFEKESRPLVQAGRNGLCVGLNLNIEALRALAEMADCGLYAGRGQMNRGDARVALRLWRDALASGQPAQSLRPLLLHLAGLQRGLADNVQRCPGRSRSRKRQVFGRMQRARLYLEGNSHRVVRIGELAELTNFSSWYLSKTFQSLYEESPQSLSARLRLERAADLLRDTDMMVGEVAAASGFDNCCSFARAFRARYGTSASRFREEGAKLPPKSAKSLVGSRKYSAATQS; translated from the coding sequence ATGCGTCAACTCTCGCTGGCCGATCGTGGCCAAACCGTCTCGCTGGACAAGGCTGTCGATGACGTGGCCCCGACCTGCCTGGGCGTTGCCCGGCTGGGCAGCCTGCAGACCGCAGGCAGCAGCTTTACCGTATGGATGCAGGTGCGTGGCACCTCATGGGTGGAGGCAAAGGAAGGGCGCTTCCGCCTGCGCCAGGGCGAGTGGATCGCCTTCGAAAAGGAATCGCGCCCGCTGGTGCAGGCTGGCCGCAATGGGCTGTGCGTTGGCCTGAACCTGAACATTGAAGCGCTGCGGGCGCTGGCCGAGATGGCCGACTGCGGCCTGTATGCCGGTCGTGGCCAGATGAACCGCGGCGACGCCCGCGTGGCCCTGCGCCTGTGGCGCGACGCCCTGGCCAGCGGCCAGCCGGCGCAGTCGCTGCGTCCGCTGCTGCTGCACCTGGCGGGCCTGCAGCGTGGCCTGGCCGACAACGTGCAGCGTTGCCCGGGTCGCTCGCGCAGCCGCAAGCGCCAGGTGTTCGGCCGCATGCAGCGTGCCCGCCTGTACCTGGAAGGCAACAGCCACCGCGTGGTGCGCATTGGCGAACTGGCCGAGCTGACCAACTTCTCCAGCTGGTACCTTTCCAAGACCTTCCAGAGCCTGTATGAAGAAAGCCCGCAGTCGCTTTCGGCACGCCTGCGCCTGGAACGCGCCGCCGACCTGTTGCGCGATACCGACATGATGGTGGGCGAAGTCGCCGCTGCCAGCGGTTTCGACAACTGCTGCAGCTTCGCGCGGGCCTTCCGCGCCCGCTATGGCACGTCTGCTTCGCGGTTCCGTGAAGAGGGCGCGAAGCTCCCGCCAAAATCAGCAAAGTCTCTCGTTGGTTCGCGCAAATACAGCGCTGCAACGCAATCGTAA
- a CDS encoding winged helix-turn-helix domain-containing protein, translating to MNSNESQSQECDRVRVGECVVTVSSREVDVPGARRPRRLTPKALGVLRVLLRQPGRVVTRDELFAEVWPDTLPTNDVLTQAVTQLRKAFAIGEDSGQSYIETIAKTGYRLLVPVQWLHDSEPQPEAQDSAPLETAVDAPVEDPQDARRRRWRLWRRRLLLAVGVAMLLALLVLSVLLAQRPAPSSPLDAVVEDGTRVIGSPERPYRLITATAGFETYPTLSPDGSQVAYEGANDDSQNGGAIRVQTSGNAPARQLVQPPAGASDRFPSWSPDGREIAFARFAADGSCQVLIASATGGALRQATRCDGTELLSFDWTPDGRGLVFGSMVGRYAHRGIRVLDLPSGQWRALQYGAGEDDFDYAPRYSPDGRWLVFVRNPQLGDLWRMPANGGTPEQLTNEAAELRGWAWLGDGRHIVFGRRVDSEARLYYLDVERRTLRDAGLDDAQWPAVSRRGDMLAFVHRRAQFGMFRMPVQGGSAQRLFASSGRDGQPMVAPDGRQLVFSSDRSGSFALWWADMQRPDSLRPIEGLRPEARQAPDWSTDSRQLLVVGRDAHGQAVVYEIAPRDERLQVLPVPVQQPLQALYGATPEQVLVLERDDQQRVRLSLFDRTSQPWRRLASLDGVSQARLDRSSGRVLYTRLAASGLWSIKPDLDAGSVQQVSDGWPSRWRYRTWAVAGNGRIDYLGSTADCSTTLTRVQGGATEPERCLDAQRLSAGNGLSASADGGDLYLALAVSDGADIGVMHLPAAAPTLFPAFSKLLIFNDKGPS from the coding sequence ATGAACAGCAACGAGAGCCAGTCGCAGGAGTGTGACCGCGTTCGCGTGGGCGAATGCGTAGTGACCGTGTCGTCGCGCGAAGTGGACGTGCCGGGTGCGCGTCGTCCGCGCCGTTTGACGCCCAAGGCGCTGGGCGTGCTGCGCGTACTGCTGCGCCAGCCCGGCCGCGTGGTCACTCGCGATGAGCTGTTCGCCGAAGTGTGGCCCGATACGCTGCCTACCAACGATGTGCTGACCCAGGCGGTCACGCAGTTGCGCAAGGCCTTTGCCATCGGCGAAGACAGCGGCCAGTCGTACATCGAAACCATTGCCAAGACCGGCTATCGATTGCTGGTGCCGGTGCAGTGGCTGCACGACAGCGAACCGCAGCCGGAGGCGCAGGACAGTGCGCCGCTGGAGACCGCCGTCGACGCGCCCGTGGAAGACCCACAGGATGCGCGCCGCCGCCGTTGGCGCCTGTGGCGCCGCCGACTGCTGCTGGCAGTGGGCGTGGCCATGCTGCTGGCCTTGTTGGTGCTGAGCGTGCTGCTGGCGCAACGTCCTGCGCCGTCCTCGCCGCTGGATGCCGTGGTGGAAGACGGCACGCGGGTCATCGGCAGCCCCGAACGTCCGTATCGGCTGATCACCGCCACCGCTGGTTTCGAGACCTATCCGACCCTGTCGCCTGATGGCTCGCAGGTGGCCTACGAAGGCGCCAACGATGACAGCCAGAACGGGGGCGCCATCCGCGTGCAGACCTCGGGCAACGCACCGGCGCGTCAGCTGGTGCAACCGCCGGCCGGTGCCAGCGACCGTTTTCCCAGCTGGTCGCCGGACGGGCGCGAGATCGCGTTCGCCCGCTTCGCCGCCGATGGCAGTTGCCAGGTGCTGATTGCCAGCGCCACCGGCGGCGCGTTGCGCCAGGCCACGCGCTGCGACGGCACCGAGCTGCTCAGCTTCGACTGGACCCCCGATGGCCGGGGCCTGGTGTTCGGCAGCATGGTGGGCCGCTATGCGCATCGCGGCATCCGCGTGCTGGACCTGCCCAGTGGGCAGTGGCGCGCGCTGCAGTACGGTGCCGGTGAAGATGATTTCGATTACGCACCGCGCTATTCGCCCGACGGGCGCTGGCTGGTGTTCGTGCGCAACCCGCAGCTGGGCGATCTGTGGCGCATGCCGGCCAACGGCGGCACCCCGGAACAGCTGACCAACGAGGCCGCCGAGCTGCGTGGCTGGGCCTGGCTGGGCGACGGCCGACACATTGTGTTCGGTCGCCGCGTGGACAGCGAGGCGCGCCTGTACTACCTGGACGTGGAACGGCGCACGCTGCGCGATGCCGGCCTGGACGATGCACAGTGGCCGGCCGTTTCGCGGCGTGGCGACATGCTGGCCTTCGTCCATCGCCGGGCGCAGTTCGGCATGTTCCGCATGCCCGTGCAGGGCGGCAGCGCACAGCGCCTGTTCGCCTCCAGCGGGCGCGATGGCCAGCCGATGGTGGCCCCGGACGGGCGGCAACTGGTGTTCAGTTCAGACCGCTCGGGCAGCTTTGCGCTGTGGTGGGCCGACATGCAGCGCCCCGATTCGCTGCGGCCGATCGAAGGGCTGCGGCCGGAAGCGCGGCAGGCCCCCGACTGGTCCACCGACAGCCGCCAGTTGCTGGTGGTCGGACGCGACGCGCATGGACAGGCCGTGGTCTACGAAATCGCCCCGCGCGACGAGCGCCTGCAGGTGCTGCCGGTGCCGGTGCAGCAACCGCTGCAGGCGCTGTACGGGGCCACGCCGGAACAGGTGCTGGTACTGGAACGTGATGACCAGCAGCGGGTGCGGCTGAGTCTGTTCGACCGCACAAGCCAGCCGTGGCGCCGCCTGGCCAGCCTGGACGGCGTATCGCAGGCACGCCTGGACCGCAGCAGTGGCCGGGTGCTGTACACCCGCCTGGCTGCCAGCGGGCTGTGGTCGATCAAGCCAGATCTGGACGCGGGCAGCGTGCAGCAGGTCAGCGATGGCTGGCCCAGCCGCTGGCGTTATCGCACCTGGGCGGTGGCCGGCAACGGCCGCATCGATTACCTGGGCAGCACCGCCGACTGTTCCACCACGCTCACCCGCGTGCAGGGTGGGGCGACCGAACCGGAGCGTTGCCTGGACGCGCAGCGGCTGAGCGCAGGCAACGGACTGAGCGCCAGTGCTGACGGAGGCGACCTGTACCTGGCCCTGGCGGTGTCCGACGGTGCCGACATTGGCGTGATGCACCTTCCGGCAGCAGCGCCGACGCTGTTCCCGGCGTTTTCCAAGCTGCTGATTTTCAACGACAAAGGGCCTTCGTAA
- a CDS encoding ion channel: MPVAVTTRWLAIARRHPSAWLLAAQLLAVLLYPALDETAGGRAALGVFGMAVLGLALWVVQRSPLGTWLALVLAIPSVVFSIAAALLDHPGLGSTAQLLESLLYFYTAGALTAYMLQDHKVTRDELFAVGATFTLLAWGFAFAFAVCQQWYPGSFQGTGGGLQRTWMELLYLSFSLLSGVGLSDVVPLHPQARALVMLEQFSGVMYVALVVSRLVGLTMLRRA, encoded by the coding sequence ATGCCTGTTGCCGTGACCACCCGCTGGCTGGCCATCGCCCGCCGCCATCCTTCCGCCTGGTTGTTGGCGGCGCAGCTGCTGGCGGTACTGCTGTACCCGGCGCTGGACGAAACCGCCGGCGGTCGCGCCGCGCTGGGGGTGTTCGGCATGGCGGTGCTGGGGCTGGCGTTGTGGGTGGTGCAGCGCAGCCCGCTGGGCACCTGGCTGGCGTTGGTGCTGGCCATTCCGTCGGTGGTGTTTTCCATTGCCGCCGCGCTGCTCGATCACCCCGGCCTGGGCAGTACCGCGCAGCTGCTTGAAAGCCTGCTGTACTTCTACACCGCCGGTGCGCTCACTGCGTACATGCTGCAGGACCACAAGGTGACCCGCGACGAACTGTTCGCCGTTGGTGCTACGTTCACATTACTCGCATGGGGATTCGCGTTCGCATTCGCGGTCTGCCAGCAGTGGTATCCGGGCAGTTTCCAGGGCACCGGCGGGGGGCTGCAGCGCACGTGGATGGAGCTGCTTTATCTGAGCTTCAGCTTGCTGTCCGGGGTCGGTCTGAGTGACGTGGTTCCCCTGCATCCGCAGGCACGCGCACTGGTCATGCTGGAGCAGTTTTCCGGCGTGATGTACGTGGCTTTGGTGGTTTCGCGACTGGTCGGACTGACCATGCTGCGGCGTGCCTGA
- the thiC gene encoding phosphomethylpyrimidine synthase ThiC, whose product MNAQPSDLQQQAQQLSASVTRPIAGSRKIHVPGSRPDLRVPMREIALTRTPTLFGGEANPPLTVYDTSGAYTDPDARIDLTTGLPALRRAWIEERADTAQLDALSSRFGREREHDPKLDAVRFPARSLPRRAQAGANVTQMHYARRGIITPEMEFVAIRENQRLQDIRDATLLQQHAGESFGASIPKIITPEFVRDEIARGRAVLPNNINHPESEPMIIGRNFLTKINANIGNSAVSSGIAEEVEKLVWAIRWGGDTVMDLSTGKHIHETREWIIRNSPVAIGTVPIYQALEKVDGRAEALTWEIFRDTLIEQAEQGVDYFTIHAGVLLRYVPLTAKRVTGIVSRGGSIMAKWCLAHHKENFLYAHFEEICEIMKAYDVTFSLGDGLRPGCIADANDAAQFGELETLGELTKIAWKHDVQTMIEGPGHVPMQLIKENMDKQLRECGEAPFYTLGPLTTDIAPGYDHITSAIGAAMIGWFGTAMLCYVTPKEHLGLPNRQDVRDGIMAYRIAAHAADLAKGHPGAQVRDNALSKARFEFRWEDQFHLGLDPEKAKEFHDETLPKDAHKLAHFCSMCGPHFCSMKITQDVREYAEAGMQEKSREFRDGGAQVYQQG is encoded by the coding sequence ATGAACGCACAGCCTTCCGATCTGCAGCAGCAGGCCCAGCAACTTTCCGCCTCCGTGACCCGGCCCATTGCCGGCTCCCGGAAGATCCACGTGCCCGGCTCGCGCCCGGACCTGCGCGTGCCCATGCGCGAGATCGCCCTGACCCGCACACCCACCCTGTTCGGTGGCGAAGCGAATCCACCGTTGACCGTGTACGACACGTCCGGTGCCTATACCGATCCGGACGCGCGCATCGACCTGACCACCGGCCTGCCGGCGCTGCGCCGTGCCTGGATCGAAGAGCGGGCCGATACCGCGCAACTGGACGCACTCAGTTCGCGCTTCGGTCGCGAACGCGAGCACGATCCGAAGCTGGATGCGGTGCGCTTCCCGGCACGCAGCCTGCCGCGGCGCGCACAGGCTGGAGCCAACGTCACCCAGATGCACTACGCACGGCGCGGCATCATCACCCCGGAAATGGAGTTCGTGGCGATCCGCGAAAACCAGCGTCTGCAGGATATCCGTGATGCAACGCTGCTGCAGCAGCACGCAGGTGAATCCTTCGGTGCATCCATCCCGAAGATCATCACGCCTGAGTTCGTACGCGATGAAATCGCCCGCGGGCGTGCCGTGCTGCCCAACAACATCAACCACCCCGAAAGCGAGCCGATGATCATCGGCCGCAATTTCCTGACCAAGATCAACGCCAACATCGGCAACAGCGCGGTGTCCTCCGGCATCGCCGAAGAAGTGGAGAAACTGGTGTGGGCGATCCGCTGGGGCGGCGACACGGTGATGGATCTGTCCACCGGCAAGCACATCCACGAAACGCGTGAGTGGATCATCCGCAATTCGCCGGTGGCCATCGGTACGGTGCCGATCTACCAGGCGCTGGAAAAGGTGGACGGGCGCGCCGAAGCGCTCACCTGGGAAATCTTCCGCGACACGCTCATCGAACAGGCCGAGCAGGGCGTGGATTACTTCACCATCCATGCCGGCGTGCTGCTGCGCTACGTGCCACTGACCGCCAAGCGGGTGACCGGCATCGTCAGTCGTGGCGGTTCGATCATGGCCAAGTGGTGCCTTGCCCACCACAAGGAGAATTTTCTCTACGCGCACTTCGAGGAGATCTGCGAAATCATGAAGGCCTATGACGTGACCTTCTCGTTGGGCGATGGCCTGCGCCCGGGCTGCATTGCCGATGCCAACGATGCCGCCCAGTTCGGTGAACTGGAAACGCTCGGCGAGCTGACGAAGATCGCGTGGAAGCACGACGTGCAGACCATGATCGAAGGGCCCGGCCATGTGCCGATGCAGCTGATCAAGGAAAACATGGACAAGCAGCTGCGCGAGTGTGGCGAAGCGCCGTTCTACACGCTGGGTCCGCTGACCACCGATATCGCGCCTGGCTACGACCACATCACCAGCGCCATCGGCGCAGCCATGATCGGCTGGTTCGGCACCGCCATGCTCTGCTACGTCACGCCCAAGGAACACCTGGGGCTGCCCAACCGGCAGGATGTGCGCGACGGCATCATGGCCTACCGCATCGCCGCCCACGCCGCCGATCTGGCCAAGGGCCACCCGGGTGCACAGGTGCGTGACAACGCGCTCAGCAAGGCGCGTTTCGAGTTCCGTTGGGAAGACCAGTTCCACCTGGGCCTGGATCCGGAAAAGGCCAAGGAATTCCACGACGAGACACTGCCCAAGGACGCACACAAGCTCGCCCACTTCTGTTCGATGTGTGGCCCGCACTTCTGCTCGATGAAGATCACCCAGGACGTGCGCGAGTACGCCGAGGCCGGCATGCAGGAAAAGTCCAGGGAGTTCCGCGACGGCGGTGCCCAGGTCTACCAGCAGGGCTGA